In Pseudomonadota bacterium, a single window of DNA contains:
- a CDS encoding DUF5615 family PIN-like protein translates to MRLKLDENLSRHLKLALENLGHDVKTAAEENLLSHPDTEIAAAANKENRILFTMDIEFADLRKYPPGSHPGIVLFRPATFGPLSVNKFIIEFVRSTDLSELESCVAIVDPAKVRVRSPKKRS, encoded by the coding sequence ATGAGACTAAAGCTGGATGAAAATCTGTCGCGTCACCTGAAACTTGCCCTTGAGAATCTTGGGCACGATGTTAAAACAGCGGCAGAAGAAAACCTCCTATCCCATCCCGATACTGAAATAGCCGCAGCAGCGAACAAAGAAAATCGGATACTATTTACCATGGACATAGAATTTGCGGATCTTCGGAAATACCCACCTGGTAGTCATCCCGGAATTGTTCTATTCCGTCCTGCCACATTTGGGCCTTTGTCGGTCAATAAATTTATCATCGAATTTGTACGTTCTACCGATTTAAGCGAGTTGGAATCTTGCGTTGCCATCGTTGATCCAGCCAAGGTTCGTGTCAGATCACCAAAGAAGCGTTCATAA
- a CDS encoding Bro-N domain-containing protein: MESHIAIFRGKEIRKTIHNNEWWFSIVDVVSVLTDSKDPSGYIKDMRRRDAELSKGWGQIATPLWMDTPGGKQKVNCANTEGIFRIIQSIPSPKAEPFKRWLAKVGYERVQEIEDPELGTKRTRALYKAKGYSDDWIEKRMRGIAVRAELTEEWKNREVGAEREYAILTAEISKATFGLTPSEYKDLKGLERENLRDHMTDLELIFSMLGEAATTEITKTQDAQGFDENRTAAKKGGRIAGDARQELEKETKKKVVTSENYLEITQKDKKRLKK; this comes from the coding sequence GTGGAATCTCATATAGCGATTTTCAGGGGTAAAGAGATCAGGAAGACGATTCATAACAATGAATGGTGGTTTTCGATTGTTGATGTTGTATCTGTGCTGACAGATTCAAAAGATCCATCAGGGTACATAAAAGATATGCGTCGTCGTGACGCAGAGTTATCCAAAGGGTGGGGGCAAATTGCCACCCCCCTTTGGATGGATACTCCCGGAGGAAAACAAAAAGTCAATTGTGCCAACACTGAAGGCATTTTCCGCATTATCCAGTCAATTCCCTCCCCCAAAGCAGAACCATTCAAACGCTGGCTGGCAAAAGTCGGCTATGAGCGGGTGCAGGAAATTGAAGACCCGGAACTGGGAACAAAGAGAACTCGTGCGCTATACAAGGCGAAAGGTTATTCGGATGACTGGATAGAGAAAAGGATGCGCGGTATCGCCGTTCGTGCCGAATTGACTGAGGAATGGAAAAACAGAGAAGTCGGGGCTGAACGTGAATATGCTATTCTGACCGCTGAGATTTCCAAAGCCACCTTCGGGTTGACTCCATCAGAATACAAAGATTTGAAAGGGTTGGAGCGTGAAAACCTGCGGGATCATATGACCGATCTTGAACTGATTTTTTCCATGCTCGGCGAAGCAGCCACAACGGAGATTACAAAAACCCAGGATGCCCAGGGGTTTGATGAAAACCGTACTGCTGCCAAAAAAGGCGGTCGAATAGCCGGTGATGCCCGTCAGGAATTGGAAAAAGAAACAAAGAAGAAAGTTGTAACTTCGGAAAACTATCTGGAGATAACACAGAAGGATAAAAAGAGGCTCAAAAAATGA
- a CDS encoding ParB/RepB/Spo0J family partition protein, with product MATKKTVVNAEFLYLSLEDIIIEEQIRSSIDTESNSFKALMESIKDRGILEPVLVTPKDGKYLLLCGERRYLAALKSGLPTIPARILDAITQKDEILAFQLTENLQREDLNPIDQAKGILAFIQARHSDKNYDVDGAINELVNYDRRPDGVSDAIAATVAAILQISGKSTKTLFNGLSLLKLLPEIQVAIRAGNLPVSQGYLFAANLDCPDRMQIFTNIMKTPVTNATLNNLLTAYKKVKPKPGKTKLIPMTKQIASLRSFESGVEVGFAKYTGPDLETLRDELRTFLALVELRIPIAPEPAPEKKKPPQL from the coding sequence ATGGCAACAAAGAAAACAGTTGTGAATGCAGAGTTCTTATATCTGTCCTTAGAGGATATCATTATTGAGGAACAGATCAGGTCAAGCATCGACACGGAGAGTAATTCCTTCAAGGCCCTTATGGAGTCCATTAAAGACCGGGGTATCTTAGAGCCTGTCCTTGTAACGCCGAAAGACGGCAAATACCTGCTCCTCTGCGGGGAACGCCGTTATCTTGCTGCACTGAAGTCGGGACTCCCGACAATACCGGCGCGTATCCTTGATGCGATCACTCAGAAGGATGAAATACTTGCCTTCCAACTGACAGAGAACCTCCAGAGGGAAGACTTGAATCCTATCGATCAGGCAAAGGGAATATTGGCATTTATTCAGGCAAGACATTCCGACAAAAACTATGATGTGGATGGGGCGATTAACGAGTTGGTTAATTATGATAGAAGACCTGACGGGGTATCTGATGCAATTGCCGCAACAGTTGCGGCAATTCTTCAAATCTCTGGAAAGTCAACAAAGACGCTGTTTAACGGACTTTCACTTTTAAAACTTCTCCCCGAGATTCAAGTAGCAATCAGAGCAGGAAACCTCCCCGTTTCTCAGGGGTATCTCTTCGCTGCCAACCTCGATTGTCCCGACCGCATGCAGATATTTACCAACATCATGAAGACACCCGTAACCAATGCCACGCTGAATAATTTGCTCACAGCATATAAAAAAGTCAAACCAAAGCCGGGCAAAACGAAGCTCATACCTATGACAAAGCAGATTGCCAGCTTACGATCTTTTGAATCAGGCGTTGAGGTGGGCTTTGCAAAATACACAGGGCCTGACCTTGAGACGCTTCGTGATGAGCTGCGGACTTTTCTGGCCTTAGTGGAGCTGCGGATACCGATTGCTCCGGAACCAGCCCCGGAGAAGAAAAAGCCACCACAGTTGTGA
- the cas3 gene encoding CRISPR-associated helicase Cas3' — MNNPLNQEGTQFYGRILLKDKTKRQPLKSHLTNVAKKALQFAEEVLRIRPSDSDEVKQWKEVFHNTAWRAGLLHDLGKYRKEFQEYLFGLRNRSQETNHSVYGSAAACHHFNDDASAFAIAGHHAGLHNIGDLDSMVNGAKYDACQKYAQLLALAQNEKELGIIQEFHPTLIDDTDENEKRRYEFMTRVLFSIIVDSDRLDAEQWEMEQKTGKAWQRSTVKLNAESFLQKIQEVREGKKQGRPNDVLNHLRNTIFDACIEKGGSLSQGFFSLTVPTGGGKTLSSMAFALSHAKKHDLRRVIVVIPYLSIIEQNAKEYRDALGAELVLEHHSAVELNQGSLIADNNDPDEPTSTSDMEKVMENWDVPVVVTTSVQFIETLFAASSGQARKLHNIARSIVIFDEVQTLPAHLLEPTLNVLRELKDRWGVSILFCSATQPAFKKSAALKNGFEPDEMTPIISSPENVFKKLRRVDYRIEPKENPLDWRTIAERMIAQPQALCVLNVRRQAFQLWEALRRLMHERGFGEEALFHLSSAMCPAHRLDLLGLSENPPPNNIKERLRNEKHCWVASTQLIEAGVDIDFPSVFRAMGPLDSIVQAGGRCNREGLLCDEQGNLSHGQVIIFYPADGGLPPGIYSKGTSITPSYLEPDKLAEDPLIFAEYFHELHQITPTDFDQRGQRTIQEDRAQFRFRKVAEHARVIKKGETISVIVPYGNGKAIIDEIRRTKDFDFKTMRRLQRYMVNVRKQEPISDFVKLNRLGAITPLLPDRLEIPVVGDWCYKIDPPLGVVIENRPLEDFFS; from the coding sequence ATGAATAACCCTTTAAATCAAGAAGGTACTCAGTTTTACGGACGAATCCTCCTTAAAGATAAGACGAAAAGACAACCATTAAAATCACATCTCACGAATGTAGCTAAAAAGGCACTGCAATTTGCAGAAGAAGTTCTACGCATAAGGCCGAGTGACAGCGATGAGGTTAAACAGTGGAAAGAGGTGTTTCATAATACCGCATGGCGTGCCGGCTTATTACACGATCTTGGTAAGTACCGGAAAGAATTTCAAGAATACTTATTTGGCCTGAGGAACCGCAGTCAAGAAACTAATCATTCAGTGTACGGTTCTGCGGCAGCTTGTCATCATTTCAATGATGATGCTTCTGCCTTTGCCATAGCGGGGCACCATGCAGGACTTCACAACATAGGGGATTTGGACAGCATGGTCAATGGTGCTAAATATGATGCCTGTCAGAAATATGCTCAACTGCTCGCCCTTGCCCAAAACGAAAAGGAATTGGGAATCATTCAGGAATTTCATCCTACCCTTATTGATGATACCGATGAAAACGAAAAGCGTCGTTACGAATTCATGACGCGCGTACTGTTTTCGATTATTGTCGATTCTGACCGTTTGGACGCAGAACAATGGGAAATGGAGCAAAAAACAGGAAAGGCTTGGCAACGTTCAACTGTCAAACTCAATGCTGAATCGTTTCTGCAAAAGATTCAAGAGGTGCGCGAGGGGAAAAAACAAGGCCGCCCCAATGATGTCCTTAATCATTTACGCAACACTATTTTTGATGCTTGTATAGAAAAAGGTGGAAGTCTGTCTCAAGGTTTTTTTAGTCTCACAGTGCCGACTGGTGGCGGGAAAACCCTCTCCTCAATGGCCTTCGCCCTATCTCATGCCAAAAAACATGATCTCAGACGTGTAATTGTTGTGATCCCTTATCTGTCCATCATCGAACAAAATGCCAAGGAATACAGAGATGCTCTTGGGGCAGAACTGGTGTTGGAGCATCACTCCGCCGTTGAACTCAATCAAGGTTCCCTCATTGCGGACAATAACGATCCCGACGAACCCACAAGTACCTCGGATATGGAAAAAGTGATGGAAAACTGGGATGTGCCCGTTGTTGTCACTACCAGTGTTCAGTTCATTGAAACGCTCTTTGCCGCATCCTCCGGGCAGGCCCGTAAACTACACAATATCGCAAGAAGTATCGTCATATTTGATGAGGTACAAACATTGCCTGCCCATCTGCTTGAACCAACACTGAATGTTCTGCGTGAATTGAAGGATCGGTGGGGGGTCAGTATTCTTTTCTGTTCAGCCACACAACCAGCCTTCAAAAAATCGGCTGCTTTAAAAAATGGATTTGAACCGGATGAAATGACCCCGATCATTTCATCGCCGGAAAACGTATTCAAAAAGCTTCGTCGCGTGGATTATCGCATAGAACCCAAAGAGAATCCTCTGGATTGGCGGACTATTGCCGAAAGAATGATTGCCCAACCTCAAGCCCTCTGTGTTCTCAATGTCCGCCGTCAGGCTTTTCAGCTTTGGGAGGCTCTGCGGCGTCTCATGCATGAAAGGGGATTTGGCGAAGAAGCCCTGTTTCACCTGTCCTCTGCTATGTGCCCGGCACATCGTTTAGATTTGCTGGGATTATCTGAGAATCCGCCGCCGAATAATATTAAGGAGAGGCTCAGAAACGAAAAACACTGCTGGGTTGCGTCCACGCAGTTGATCGAGGCGGGCGTTGATATTGACTTCCCCAGCGTATTCAGAGCCATGGGGCCTCTGGACTCCATCGTCCAGGCTGGAGGAAGGTGCAACCGGGAAGGGTTATTATGTGATGAACAGGGGAACCTTAGCCATGGCCAGGTGATCATATTCTATCCCGCAGATGGTGGACTTCCTCCTGGTATTTACAGCAAAGGAACAAGTATTACTCCTTCCTATCTTGAGCCTGACAAACTGGCAGAAGATCCGCTTATCTTTGCAGAATACTTTCATGAACTCCACCAAATCACACCGACAGATTTTGATCAGCGCGGCCAACGCACCATTCAGGAAGATCGCGCTCAATTCAGATTTCGCAAAGTAGCGGAACATGCGCGAGTTATTAAAAAAGGTGAGACCATTTCCGTAATCGTGCCCTATGGCAACGGCAAAGCAATAATTGATGAAATCCGTCGCACCAAGGATTTCGATTTCAAAACCATGCGCCGTCTTCAACGATATATGGTGAATGTCCGTAAACAAGAACCCATTTCCGACTTTGTAAAATTAAACAGGCTTGGAGCCATAACACCACTACTGCCTGACCGCCTTGAAATTCCGGTGGTTGGCGATTGGTGCTACAAAATCGATCCGCCCCTTGGGGTGGTCATCGAAAACAGACCATTGGAGGACTTTTTCTCATGA
- the cas5c gene encoding type I-C CRISPR-associated protein Cas5c: MNTPNLINIRVWGDYACFTRPEMKVERVSYPVCTPSAARGILEAIYWEPQMYYVIDSITVIKKGRWFNFRRNEITSIISLKETQSWMAGRTSVKYISAGGGAPDAAQRNMLGLADVEYIITAEARTTRLHDATRFNLKKYLEEIERRASKGKCYHRPAFGCREFTADFEWVQDVQETLGKRAAEVRADKEDKDWKKIWIEEDLGLMLYDVFDVDQREDGFRWFMEQELKSILLEQKPEHLRTKKSTPSDSTIKYFEGTAITPRASFFHAKIKDSRMDCHPDRVKIIPTREKEVI, encoded by the coding sequence ATGAACACACCGAACCTTATTAACATTCGCGTTTGGGGAGATTATGCCTGTTTCACAAGACCGGAGATGAAGGTCGAACGGGTAAGTTACCCCGTCTGTACTCCCTCTGCTGCACGGGGGATACTGGAAGCAATCTACTGGGAACCGCAAATGTATTATGTCATCGATAGTATAACGGTTATTAAAAAAGGCCGATGGTTCAACTTTCGGCGAAACGAAATAACCTCAATTATTAGTTTGAAAGAGACCCAGTCATGGATGGCCGGGAGGACATCGGTCAAGTATATATCTGCCGGAGGAGGCGCTCCAGATGCAGCACAGAGGAACATGCTTGGGTTGGCAGACGTGGAATATATCATAACTGCCGAGGCGAGGACAACCAGGCTCCATGATGCTACCAGATTCAACCTGAAAAAATACCTTGAAGAAATTGAAAGACGGGCATCAAAAGGTAAGTGCTACCACCGCCCTGCCTTCGGATGCCGAGAATTCACGGCTGATTTTGAATGGGTTCAGGATGTACAGGAAACTTTGGGAAAAAGAGCCGCAGAAGTGCGTGCTGACAAAGAAGACAAAGACTGGAAGAAAATATGGATCGAAGAAGACCTTGGTCTGATGCTTTACGATGTTTTCGATGTTGACCAGCGTGAAGATGGTTTTAGGTGGTTTATGGAGCAGGAATTAAAGAGTATTCTACTTGAACAAAAACCTGAGCATTTAAGGACAAAAAAGAGCACCCCTTCAGACAGCACAATAAAATATTTCGAGGGAACGGCTATTACACCACGTGCTTCCTTCTTCCATGCCAAAATCAAAGACTCGAGGATGGATTGCCACCCCGACCGGGTTAAAATTATTCCTACCAGAGAAAAGGAGGTGATTTGA